A single Pseudanabaenaceae cyanobacterium SKYG29 DNA region contains:
- a CDS encoding nucleotidyltransferase domain-containing protein, with protein sequence MSSTELSKYLANYRREEQALEELRQKGIATAKVCAEYLKSNYGVDKVILFGSMTRKITRNSDIDLAVSNLPSDKYFEALSRISLMSDFPIDLVEIETARPLLLEEIKKGWEL encoded by the coding sequence ATGTCTAGCACTGAGCTAAGCAAATATCTAGCCAACTACCGCCGAGAGGAGCAAGCACTAGAAGAACTGCGCCAGAAAGGAATAGCCACTGCGAAAGTTTGTGCTGAATACCTCAAGAGTAATTATGGAGTTGATAAAGTAATTTTATTTGGCAGTATGACCAGAAAGATCACTAGAAATTCCGATATTGATCTAGCCGTTAGCAATCTACCTAGTGACAAGTATTTTGAAGCTCTATCCCGAATTTCGCTAATGAGTGATTTTCCTATAGACTTGGTAGAAATAGAAACCGCTAGACCTCTACTCTTAGAAGAGATAAAAAAGGGGTGGGAATTATGA
- a CDS encoding DEAD/DEAH box helicase — protein sequence MQILKLSEILNYPPSAVSAIGTLIQNRLCQIDATGVERIPADVLALLFPSSLSVADIELLFLPATISPTLREQLQPLDTQASAPSAPSPKLDIFELRQAVIDNYASYIKSFLKIRDSRLKEFVEAEIDKGFLWSPPLIQLNPAYKRGRTVSQLVRDGVLHADCDRYFRSKYSQPFHFYEHQEKAFLLAQKHQHFVVTTGTGSGKSLTYIVPIIDDLSRNRDLRGVRAILVYPMNALINSQLEEIKKFLSNVPDSHITVARYTGQESLAEKNRLQNEPPHILLTNYVMLELMLSRVHEHRLVTSPHLKFLILDELHTYRGRQGADVALLVRKLRHRSKQNLICIGTSATMASEGTIEERRKVVAEVASKLFGVEVPVSNVIDETLVKSINRPSPSQTELVTAVTDCAKEVPSQDLDTYKRHPLVAWMEENIGLETIGGKFIRRKPTTLEMSAKILAEQTGLDISTCESALQNVLLWGSKVGGLAFRVHQFISQGGSVYATLEPPDRRELTLEGKYRTTNDRLLFPLVFCRECGQEYYMVRREGNECIKPLSAEALTEEEMTRDDVIDGYIALDRPHLWTEEDEEQLPDNWFTQSKKGQHIPEDIWVTPDGKITRPYSSDAVKCWFIAKPFLLCLECGVVYDKRTGEFSKLARLSSEGRSTATTLISLTAIRQLKEQTKAGILQPEGAKILSFTDNRQDASLQAGHFNDFVMTFRLRAALRSALAKHGVLRHENIVNKVVDELQLQQEDYAITPAEGIGAKRNQEALHHYIEYLLYEDLRRGWRIVQPNLEQAGLLRVEYEGLMEMCANSDCWVKYEHPVLLKATTEQRYRVCCIFLDRLRRQLVIDAANMQEQQIEELKRKVNQALKEPWCFDENTELRSAGWAALTPDKSKNVTIKLSARSRLGLFLRSARAWNWLEERLPEDDYNRLIQKLIQALIKYGYLRPHPHNSWQVQLKVNTLLWRGQEVSEIEPDPLNAKYLDSDRERNILVNSFFQNFYKTNPTEIATVQGREHTGQVSTEQRQQREESFRKGHLSALFCSPTMELGIDIADLSVVHMRNVPPNPANYAQRSGRAGRGGQGALVVTYAAALSNHDQYFYRRQIDMVFGAVSPPQLDLSNPDLIISHIHSVWLAYTGVSLGESMAQLLDLQDPDLPIRQEIWLKLHLSESEQRKCLAELVSIFQDQFAQQDLKRHKFFNEQWLSHVLANSPNQLHIACDRWRELYKTAIMQRDAARKLIDQVGISPQERRDAELQEKEAITQIRRLTGEVEGNKSDLEFYPYRYLAEEGFLPGFNFPRIPVRACLKSRDQSEFINRGKVVAITEFAPDNIIYHEGKRYKVSRIRLPLDGVEKAYQRMAVCPNCGYFHVREEYDRDTCINCGGALSQTSSEYETKLLRVLTMTAVEAKSRERVTCDEEERARQGYYTTTHYRYGQERKVGLVLNSGGKELLRLEFAPAAQIMRVNHGARRSRERGFRIDSQTGEVCTQESKARATMHTGVYLAVEETSNLMLCQPLQLPKKESNKFVTTLQYALERAIQNYYKLELGELSSELVGSGNYVLFWEAAEGGAGVLAQLMDDSLSISKIAQSALEICHFVDTKDIKDSCTYACYECLLSYNNQLAHHLINRHLVRDFLQELIKSHIQLVADESPTDREKHFQALLQQTHPDSELERQVLRYIYDRGYPLPDYCQKLIPGAYVTPDFLYEQERLCIFCDGAIHDMPDQTEKDKRDQLKLEEDGYTVIRLRYDRDWQTVLDNLFGQGV from the coding sequence ATGCAAATCCTCAAGCTCTCAGAAATTCTCAACTATCCCCCCAGTGCAGTTAGTGCGATCGGTACCTTAATCCAGAACCGACTTTGCCAGATTGATGCCACAGGAGTAGAGAGAATTCCCGCAGATGTACTTGCCCTACTTTTCCCGTCATCCCTTTCCGTTGCAGACATTGAATTACTCTTCCTTCCCGCCACAATCAGCCCTACCCTTAGGGAGCAACTGCAACCCCTAGATACCCAGGCTTCTGCACCCTCTGCCCCTTCCCCCAAGCTAGATATTTTTGAACTACGTCAAGCAGTAATTGATAACTATGCTAGTTACATTAAAAGTTTCCTCAAAATTAGAGACAGCAGACTAAAAGAGTTTGTAGAAGCAGAGATAGATAAAGGTTTTCTCTGGTCACCGCCCCTCATACAACTAAATCCTGCCTATAAAAGAGGTCGTACAGTTTCCCAACTAGTTAGAGATGGTGTACTCCATGCAGATTGCGATCGGTATTTTCGCAGTAAATACAGCCAGCCTTTCCATTTTTACGAACATCAAGAAAAAGCATTTCTCCTAGCCCAAAAACATCAGCACTTTGTTGTGACTACTGGTACCGGCTCTGGTAAAAGCTTGACCTACATTGTTCCTATTATTGATGACCTATCTCGCAATCGTGACTTAAGAGGGGTAAGGGCAATTTTAGTCTATCCCATGAATGCCCTAATTAATTCACAACTAGAAGAAATTAAAAAATTCTTGAGCAATGTACCTGATAGTCACATCACTGTTGCCCGCTATACAGGACAGGAAAGCCTGGCAGAAAAGAATAGACTTCAAAATGAGCCTCCCCATATTCTGCTGACTAACTATGTGATGCTGGAGTTGATGCTCTCCCGTGTACATGAGCACAGGCTGGTAACTAGTCCCCATCTTAAATTTCTAATCCTAGATGAATTGCACACTTACAGAGGCAGACAAGGTGCAGATGTAGCTCTGTTAGTGCGCAAGTTACGCCATCGCAGTAAACAAAACCTGATCTGTATTGGGACTAGTGCCACTATGGCTAGTGAAGGAACGATCGAGGAAAGAAGAAAAGTTGTAGCAGAAGTGGCAAGTAAATTGTTTGGTGTAGAAGTGCCTGTTAGTAATGTCATAGATGAAACTCTGGTTAAATCAATAAATAGGCCTTCTCCGTCCCAAACAGAGTTAGTTACTGCTGTTACTGATTGCGCAAAAGAGGTGCCATCCCAAGACTTAGACACTTACAAAAGGCATCCCCTAGTGGCATGGATGGAAGAAAATATTGGACTAGAAACGATCGGGGGTAAGTTTATCCGTCGCAAGCCCACTACCTTAGAAATGAGTGCAAAAATACTGGCAGAACAAACAGGATTAGATATATCTACTTGTGAGTCAGCCTTGCAAAACGTTCTCCTGTGGGGTAGTAAGGTGGGGGGTCTAGCTTTTCGGGTTCATCAGTTTATTTCCCAGGGCGGTAGTGTCTATGCTACCCTCGAACCTCCCGATCGGCGGGAACTAACCCTAGAAGGAAAATATCGGACTACGAACGATCGATTGCTTTTCCCCCTGGTGTTTTGTCGGGAATGTGGACAGGAATACTATATGGTGCGGCGAGAAGGTAACGAATGCATCAAGCCTCTATCCGCTGAAGCACTGACAGAGGAAGAAATGACTAGGGATGACGTTATTGATGGTTACATTGCCCTCGATCGTCCTCATTTATGGACAGAGGAAGATGAGGAACAATTACCAGACAATTGGTTTACGCAAAGCAAAAAAGGCCAGCACATTCCTGAAGATATATGGGTAACGCCAGATGGTAAAATTACTCGCCCCTACAGTAGCGATGCTGTGAAGTGTTGGTTTATTGCTAAGCCATTTCTGCTCTGTCTGGAATGTGGGGTTGTCTATGACAAACGTACGGGAGAATTCAGCAAGTTAGCACGCCTTAGTAGCGAGGGACGCAGTACTGCCACTACTCTTATTTCTCTTACAGCCATCCGTCAACTCAAAGAACAGACAAAAGCGGGCATACTCCAGCCAGAGGGAGCCAAAATTCTCAGTTTTACTGATAACCGCCAGGATGCTTCTCTCCAAGCAGGACATTTTAATGATTTCGTCATGACATTTAGATTGCGGGCAGCGCTCCGATCGGCTCTAGCCAAACACGGAGTCCTTAGGCATGAAAACATTGTCAATAAAGTAGTAGACGAATTACAGCTACAGCAGGAAGATTATGCTATCACGCCCGCTGAAGGAATAGGAGCAAAGAGAAACCAAGAAGCCCTGCATCACTACATAGAATACCTGCTCTACGAAGACTTGCGCAGAGGTTGGCGCATAGTACAACCCAACTTGGAACAAGCAGGACTGCTAAGGGTGGAATACGAAGGCTTAATGGAAATGTGTGCCAATTCTGACTGCTGGGTTAAATACGAACATCCAGTCCTCCTCAAGGCTACTACTGAGCAAAGATACAGAGTATGTTGCATCTTCCTCGATCGGTTACGTCGTCAGCTAGTGATAGATGCAGCAAACATGCAAGAGCAACAGATTGAGGAGCTAAAACGAAAGGTAAATCAGGCACTTAAAGAGCCTTGGTGCTTTGATGAAAACACTGAACTCCGATCGGCAGGATGGGCAGCTTTAACGCCAGATAAAAGTAAAAATGTAACAATAAAGTTGAGTGCGCGTAGTCGTTTGGGGTTGTTTTTACGATCGGCTAGGGCATGGAATTGGCTGGAGGAGCGACTGCCTGAAGATGATTACAACCGCCTGATACAAAAACTAATTCAAGCTCTCATTAAGTATGGATACCTGCGTCCTCATCCCCATAATTCTTGGCAGGTACAACTGAAAGTAAACACTCTCCTTTGGCGTGGTCAAGAAGTCAGTGAGATTGAGCCCGATCCTTTGAACGCTAAATACCTGGATAGCGATCGGGAGCGAAACATTCTTGTTAATTCCTTCTTCCAAAACTTCTATAAGACCAATCCTACAGAAATAGCAACAGTGCAGGGCAGAGAGCACACAGGACAGGTCAGCACAGAACAGCGACAGCAAAGGGAAGAGTCATTCCGCAAGGGACATTTGTCTGCTCTCTTTTGTTCCCCCACGATGGAGTTAGGCATTGACATTGCTGACCTCAGTGTTGTGCACATGCGCAATGTACCCCCCAACCCAGCCAACTATGCTCAACGGAGTGGTAGAGCGGGTCGAGGTGGTCAAGGAGCACTAGTAGTTACCTACGCTGCTGCCCTCAGTAACCATGATCAATACTTCTACCGTCGCCAAATCGATATGGTGTTTGGAGCAGTATCTCCGCCCCAGCTGGATTTAAGCAACCCTGACCTAATTATTAGTCATATCCACTCTGTCTGGCTAGCTTACACAGGGGTGTCTCTAGGGGAGAGCATGGCACAGTTACTTGATTTACAAGACCCTGATTTGCCCATCAGACAAGAAATTTGGTTAAAGCTACACCTATCGGAATCAGAACAAAGAAAATGTCTGGCAGAATTGGTGTCCATTTTTCAAGACCAGTTTGCCCAACAGGACTTAAAGCGGCACAAGTTTTTCAACGAACAGTGGCTCAGTCATGTCCTAGCTAACTCCCCCAATCAGTTGCATATTGCTTGCGATCGGTGGCGTGAGTTGTATAAAACAGCGATCATGCAAAGAGATGCCGCCAGAAAACTGATTGACCAGGTTGGTATTTCCCCGCAGGAGCGTAGAGATGCTGAATTACAGGAGAAAGAGGCTATTACTCAAATTCGACGACTGACTGGAGAGGTGGAGGGTAACAAGTCAGACCTAGAGTTCTACCCCTACCGTTATTTAGCAGAGGAAGGCTTCCTACCTGGGTTCAATTTCCCCCGTATTCCCGTGCGGGCTTGTCTTAAATCCCGTGATCAATCTGAGTTTATCAATCGGGGGAAAGTAGTAGCTATCACGGAATTTGCTCCTGATAACATCATTTACCACGAAGGTAAACGTTACAAGGTATCTCGTATCCGCCTGCCTTTAGACGGAGTAGAAAAAGCCTACCAAAGAATGGCTGTTTGTCCTAACTGTGGTTATTTCCATGTCCGAGAAGAGTACGATCGTGATACTTGTATCAACTGTGGGGGGGCACTAAGCCAAACGAGCAGCGAATACGAAACTAAATTACTCAGGGTTTTAACAATGACTGCTGTAGAAGCAAAGTCACGGGAGCGGGTCACCTGTGATGAGGAGGAAAGAGCACGGCAAGGCTACTACACCACTACTCACTATCGCTATGGTCAGGAGAGGAAAGTAGGGCTTGTTCTCAACTCTGGGGGCAAGGAGCTGTTGAGATTGGAGTTTGCCCCTGCTGCCCAAATAATGAGGGTTAACCATGGAGCAAGGAGGTCAAGGGAGCGAGGATTTAGGATTGACTCCCAAACAGGTGAGGTCTGCACCCAGGAGTCAAAAGCTAGGGCAACGATGCACACGGGTGTCTACTTGGCTGTGGAAGAAACTTCTAACCTCATGCTGTGCCAGCCCCTACAACTTCCTAAGAAAGAGTCTAATAAGTTTGTTACAACCTTGCAGTACGCTCTGGAAAGAGCCATACAAAACTATTACAAGTTGGAGTTAGGAGAACTGAGTTCAGAGTTAGTTGGCAGTGGCAACTATGTGTTGTTTTGGGAGGCGGCAGAGGGTGGAGCAGGTGTATTAGCTCAGCTTATGGATGATTCTCTCAGTATCAGCAAGATTGCCCAGTCCGCTCTAGAAATTTGCCACTTTGTTGATACCAAAGACATTAAAGATAGCTGTACCTATGCCTGCTACGAATGTTTACTCTCTTACAATAACCAACTGGCTCATCATCTCATCAATCGACACTTGGTGCGGGATTTTCTCCAGGAGTTGATTAAATCTCATATCCAACTAGTTGCTGATGAAAGTCCTACCGATCGGGAGAAGCACTTTCAAGCCCTGTTACAACAGACCCATCCTGATTCCGAGTTGGAAAGACAAGTTTTGAGGTATATCTACGATCGGGGGTATCCACTACCAGATTATTGTCAAAAACTTATTCCAGGTGCCTACGTTACGCCTGACTTTTTGTACGAACAAGAAAGACTCTGCATTTTCTGCGATGGAGCGATTCATGACATGCCAGATCAGACAGAGAAAGATAAGCGAGATCAACTTAAGCTAGAAGAGGATGGATACACAGTTATCAGACTGCGGTACGATCGGGATTGGCAAACGGTGCTGGACAACTTGTTTGGTCAAGGGGTGTGA
- a CDS encoding Uma2 family endonuclease, with translation MIATPKYNFMTAAEYLAWEKLQEIRYEYLEGQVYAMTGGTIPHNDITLNLATALKTFLKGTNCKVQMSDVKVILSEQGPYFYPDVVVSCDEQDRQAKDGIRSPKLIVEVLSPSTLGFDYGHKFRYYRRLPSLLEYVLIDSESINVDCYRRIDRQWQLTNYPESGELLHFVSIDWQYSLSLLYENVKL, from the coding sequence ATGATTGCAACTCCCAAATATAACTTTATGACGGCAGCAGAGTATCTAGCATGGGAGAAACTGCAAGAGATTCGCTATGAGTATTTAGAGGGACAGGTATATGCTATGACGGGGGGCACAATACCCCATAACGATATTACCCTCAACTTAGCTACTGCTCTAAAAACTTTTCTCAAGGGTACAAACTGCAAAGTGCAAATGTCTGATGTCAAGGTGATTCTTTCTGAGCAAGGACCTTATTTTTACCCTGATGTGGTAGTGAGTTGTGATGAACAAGATCGCCAAGCTAAAGATGGCATTAGGTCACCCAAATTAATTGTTGAGGTTTTATCTCCTAGTACCTTAGGTTTTGACTATGGGCACAAATTTCGGTACTATCGCCGTTTGCCCAGCTTGCTAGAATATGTGTTAATTGATTCCGAAAGTATAAATGTTGATTGTTACCGTAGAATTGATAGGCAATGGCAACTAACCAACTACCCAGAAAGTGGAGAATTATTACATTTTGTTAGTATTGATTGGCAGTATTCCCTATCCCTACTCTATGAAAATGTAAAGTTATAG
- a CDS encoding N-6 DNA methylase — MNNSPIKIEGNLISLELNDLSTAISQKGDEIALTWSIAKAQWQKFQYYRQHAKEDDTGTSMTREQWAIPLLTNLGFNLSYQRQPEVIDNLSFPISHLSMSAPIHIVSYRVGLEQRQHKFSPHTLLQEYLNRKEEYLWGIVTNGLQWRLLRDSSLMTRLTYIEFDLESILDNENYRDFQYFYLLCHSSVFPSDVSNPHQCKLEEYHQKSIQEGQRVRDRLRDGVEKAIVCLANGFLQYPRNTHLQSMDARQLYRLLLLLIYRLLFLMTAESRNILQLQDVPDGQRDSRAEELRQIYQEFYSIERLRCLADRYISPREGYTDLWQKLCVTFALFNEQAHGSMLGLSPLNGGLFNSQVLQDLETARIDNHDLLTAIRYLSLYDHNNRKQRVNYAAIDVEELGSVYESLLDFAPVIVSFDEAPESEVGGKKEFRFIHGTERKSTGSYYTPSALVAQVIKHTLEPIVQSILASEESGIDLGNSRGLRAEISQRVSTLSESSSGMTEGVGNTPDSSNGSGTSPITSDRSPSQTERNSREDATRTHQSNTSEIRPASLKDTPHSHKIQKLLSLKICDPACGSGHFLLAAARYLGKEIAKLETGEDEPNPLILRRATRSVIQHCIYGVDINPLAVDLCKVALWIEGFCGGVPLNFLDHRIKCGNSLVGVFDLEVLKEGIPDSAYEAVTGDDKSVVKSIKKDNKNERTGQLSLLETWDYTEDRSEFAREWQELGEIPEETAEAVQHKQKYYQTIRNSDKWCKDRAACNLWTAAFFTPLTSENRHLVPTTKSIARVLGSINSHDNPHSPITQNADRLAEELKFFHWALEFPEVFEQGGFDCVIGNPPWERIKLQEKEFFASRDIEIAEAQNKAEREKLIKTLPERKPQLAKEWENAKRIAENQSIFIRGSERFPLTSRGDINTYAVFSELARNLINPHGRAGLIVPTGIATDDTCKFFFGNLIQHSHLVCLFDFENREIFPAVHRSYKFSILVTSKSISLGCFAFFLTQPQQIEAPNRTFTLSAKDIALMNPNTLTCPVFRTKQDAELTKKIYQRVPVLENERTGENPWGISFMTMFHMSNDSHLFFGRKENDSLLPLYEAKLFHQYDHRWATYINNTDTRDLTEAEKQDPNYTITPRYWVSRTEVENRLAGKWNKQWLIGYRRISNTTNERTFISCMLPKAGFGDNVFLILPSIDNNILVSCFYGCLNSLPLDFIARQKMGGTNLNFFIVKQLPVLPPTAYTSTDIECIVPRVFELVYTAYDLKPFADDLWRSVQSEPKLVQALLQQWSMNHATTIELSPSEQEFPLPPFRWDTERRALLRAELDAYYAYLYGLTRDELRYILDPADVYGADFPSETFRVLKEKEIKQYGEYRTRCLVLEAWDRMNLSKHQSVIAN; from the coding sequence ATGAATAATTCTCCCATCAAAATTGAAGGTAATCTGATTAGTTTGGAGCTAAATGACCTCAGCACAGCCATCTCCCAAAAAGGCGATGAAATTGCCCTGACATGGTCGATCGCTAAGGCGCAGTGGCAGAAATTTCAGTACTACCGTCAGCATGCTAAAGAAGACGATACAGGTACAAGCATGACCAGGGAGCAATGGGCAATTCCGCTGTTGACTAATCTTGGATTTAACCTCAGCTATCAGCGGCAACCAGAAGTTATTGATAATCTCTCTTTTCCTATTTCCCATCTCAGTATGTCTGCTCCTATCCACATTGTTAGCTATCGTGTGGGATTAGAACAGCGACAGCATAAATTTTCTCCCCATACTCTCCTGCAGGAATACTTAAATCGTAAGGAAGAATATCTGTGGGGTATAGTGACTAATGGTTTACAGTGGCGGTTATTGCGAGATTCTTCTTTAATGACCAGGCTTACCTACATTGAGTTTGATTTAGAGTCAATTCTAGATAATGAAAACTACAGAGATTTTCAATATTTTTATCTGCTGTGCCACAGTTCTGTATTCCCTAGTGATGTTAGCAATCCTCATCAATGTAAGCTAGAGGAGTATCACCAAAAGTCTATTCAGGAAGGACAGAGGGTTAGGGATAGATTAAGGGATGGCGTAGAAAAAGCGATCGTCTGTCTAGCTAATGGTTTTTTACAGTATCCCAGGAATACGCATTTGCAATCTATGGATGCTAGGCAACTTTATCGCTTGCTTTTGCTATTAATTTATAGACTGTTATTTTTAATGACAGCAGAAAGTAGAAATATTTTGCAACTCCAGGATGTGCCCGACGGTCAGCGAGACTCCCGAGCCGAGGAACTGCGGCAAATATATCAGGAATTCTACAGTATAGAAAGATTACGTTGTCTTGCCGATCGTTATATTTCTCCTAGGGAAGGTTACACGGACCTGTGGCAAAAACTCTGTGTTACTTTCGCTCTATTCAATGAGCAGGCACATGGCAGTATGCTGGGATTATCTCCCCTCAACGGTGGTTTGTTTAACTCTCAAGTATTACAAGATTTGGAGACAGCACGTATAGATAACCATGATTTACTAACTGCTATTCGTTACTTATCACTTTATGACCATAACAACCGTAAACAAAGGGTAAATTATGCTGCTATTGATGTAGAAGAGCTAGGTAGTGTTTATGAAAGTTTGTTGGATTTCGCACCTGTTATTGTTTCGTTCGACGAGGCTCCCGAGTCGGAGGTAGGAGGCAAAAAAGAGTTTAGATTTATTCATGGTACGGAGCGTAAAAGTACAGGTAGTTACTATACTCCGTCAGCTTTGGTAGCTCAGGTAATTAAACACACCTTAGAACCGATCGTGCAAAGTATATTAGCCAGTGAGGAATCTGGGATAGACTTAGGGAACAGCAGAGGGTTACGGGCGGAAATCTCCCAGAGAGTATCTACACTTTCTGAGAGTAGCTCAGGGATGACTGAAGGAGTTGGAAACACACCTGATTCTAGCAATGGGAGTGGAACTAGCCCAATCACAAGCGATCGCTCCCCTTCTCAAACAGAGCGAAATAGTAGGGAAGATGCTACGCGCACTCATCAGAGCAATACAAGCGAAATTAGACCAGCGTCACTAAAGGATACTCCCCACTCCCACAAGATACAAAAGCTGTTGTCTCTCAAAATTTGCGATCCTGCCTGTGGCTCAGGACATTTTTTGTTAGCTGCTGCTCGCTACTTGGGTAAGGAAATTGCTAAGTTGGAAACAGGGGAGGATGAACCAAATCCCTTAATCTTACGGCGTGCTACCCGATCGGTAATTCAACACTGTATTTATGGGGTCGATATAAATCCCTTAGCTGTTGATTTGTGTAAAGTTGCTCTTTGGATTGAGGGATTTTGCGGCGGCGTTCCTCTCAACTTTCTGGATCATAGAATTAAGTGCGGTAATTCTCTAGTAGGTGTATTTGATTTAGAAGTTCTTAAGGAAGGTATTCCTGACTCTGCTTACGAAGCTGTTACAGGTGATGATAAGAGTGTAGTAAAATCAATTAAAAAAGATAATAAAAATGAGCGAACTGGTCAGCTTTCTCTGCTAGAGACGTGGGATTACACAGAAGACCGATCGGAATTTGCTAGAGAATGGCAAGAACTAGGAGAAATTCCCGAAGAAACTGCCGAGGCAGTGCAACACAAACAAAAGTATTATCAGACCATTCGCAATTCGGATAAATGGTGTAAAGATCGGGCAGCTTGTAATTTGTGGACAGCAGCATTTTTCACACCGCTTACATCAGAAAATAGACATTTAGTGCCTACTACCAAATCTATAGCTAGGGTTTTAGGAAGTATAAACAGCCACGACAATCCCCACTCCCCAATTACCCAAAATGCCGACAGGCTTGCCGAAGAACTCAAATTCTTTCACTGGGCATTAGAATTTCCTGAAGTGTTTGAGCAGGGGGGCTTTGATTGCGTCATAGGTAACCCACCTTGGGAAAGAATTAAACTGCAAGAGAAAGAATTTTTTGCTTCTAGGGATATAGAAATCGCTGAGGCACAAAATAAAGCAGAAAGAGAAAAATTGATTAAAACTCTACCAGAAAGAAAACCACAATTGGCGAAAGAATGGGAGAATGCTAAACGGATTGCTGAGAATCAAAGTATTTTTATTCGGGGTTCAGAACGATTCCCTTTAACCTCTAGGGGAGACATTAACACCTATGCCGTATTTTCTGAACTTGCCCGCAATTTGATTAACCCTCACGGTAGAGCAGGACTGATTGTACCTACAGGCATTGCCACTGACGATACTTGTAAATTCTTCTTTGGTAATCTTATCCAGCACAGCCACCTAGTTTGTTTGTTCGATTTTGAGAATAGAGAAATTTTTCCTGCTGTTCACCGTAGCTATAAGTTTTCAATTCTAGTAACTTCTAAATCTATTTCTCTTGGCTGTTTTGCCTTCTTTCTCACTCAGCCGCAACAAATAGAGGCACCAAACCGCACTTTTACTCTTTCTGCTAAAGATATTGCCCTAATGAATCCCAATACTCTGACCTGTCCTGTTTTCCGTACCAAACAAGATGCGGAACTCACCAAAAAAATCTATCAGCGAGTACCTGTCTTAGAAAATGAACGGACGGGCGAAAATCCATGGGGTATTTCTTTTATGACAATGTTTCATATGTCCAATGATAGTCATTTGTTTTTTGGGCGTAAAGAAAACGACTCCCTACTCCCCCTCTATGAAGCTAAACTGTTCCATCAGTACGACCATCGCTGGGCAACTTACATCAATAACACAGATACCCGTGATCTCACAGAGGCAGAAAAACAAGACCCCAACTACACCATCACGCCCCGCTACTGGGTAAGTCGCACCGAAGTAGAAAACCGCCTCGCTGGCAAATGGAATAAACAATGGTTGATAGGTTATAGGCGAATCAGTAACACAACTAACGAAAGAACTTTTATCTCTTGTATGTTACCGAAAGCTGGATTTGGAGACAATGTATTCTTAATTTTACCTAGTATAGACAATAATATTCTAGTCAGTTGCTTTTATGGATGTCTCAATAGTCTTCCTCTAGATTTCATTGCTAGGCAAAAAATGGGTGGAACTAACCTCAATTTCTTCATTGTCAAGCAACTTCCTGTACTTCCCCCCACAGCATACACCTCTACTGATATAGAATGCATTGTTCCCCGTGTTTTTGAGTTGGTCTATACCGCCTATGACCTCAAGCCTTTTGCTGATGACCTGTGGCGTTCTGTTCAATCGGAGCCAAAACTAGTGCAAGCTCTTTTGCAGCAATGGTCAATGAATCATGCTACTACTATTGAGCTATCTCCATCAGAGCAGGAATTCCCTTTACCCCCCTTCCGTTGGGACACTGAACGGCGTGCTCTGCTCCGTGCTGAACTGGATGCTTACTATGCCTATCTCTACGGTCTCACCCGTGATGAATTGCGCTACATTCTCGACCCTGCTGATGTTTATGGGGCAGATTTTCCCAGCGAAACTTTTAGAGTCCTCAAAGAAAAGGAAATTAAACAATATGGTGAATACCGCACTCGTTGCCTAGTCCTTGAAGCATGGGATAGAATGAACCTCAGCAAACACCAATCTGTAATCGCCAATTAG